The Flavobacterium sp. 123 genome contains a region encoding:
- a CDS encoding polysaccharide deacetylase family protein, protein MSFYWIKTRSFIKKLFFDYVWDVPNKQHKVYLTFDDGPTPEVTQWVLDELKKYNAKASFFCIGNNILKHPELFRKVMEEGHAIGNHTFDHLNGWKTETEKYLENTKLCEDTIQNNNNGLKSKLFRPPYGKIKAAQAKKIHQLGYKIIMWDVLSADFDQTISPEKCLENVISNVKSGSVIVFHDSIKAQKNLLYALPKTLEFLKTNGFVFDSLECIEN, encoded by the coding sequence ATGAGCTTCTACTGGATAAAAACAAGGTCGTTTATAAAAAAACTATTCTTTGATTATGTTTGGGATGTTCCCAATAAACAACATAAAGTCTACCTCACTTTTGACGATGGCCCAACACCAGAGGTAACACAATGGGTTTTAGATGAATTGAAAAAATACAACGCTAAGGCAAGCTTTTTTTGTATTGGCAATAACATCCTGAAACACCCTGAACTGTTCAGAAAAGTAATGGAAGAAGGCCATGCAATAGGAAATCACACTTTTGATCATTTAAATGGCTGGAAAACAGAAACAGAAAAATATTTAGAGAATACCAAACTTTGTGAAGACACTATCCAGAATAACAATAACGGATTGAAATCAAAACTATTTCGTCCGCCTTACGGCAAAATAAAAGCAGCTCAAGCTAAAAAAATTCACCAATTAGGATATAAAATAATTATGTGGGATGTGCTTAGCGCAGATTTTGACCAAACCATTTCTCCCGAAAAATGTTTAGAGAATGTAATTTCGAATGTAAAATCAGGAAGTGTAATTGTATTCCATGATAGTATAAAAGCACAAAAAAATCTTTTGTACGCATTACCAAAGACCTTGGAATTTTTAAAAACAAATGGATTTGTATTTGATTCCTTGGAATGTATTGAAAACTAA
- a CDS encoding DUF4296 domain-containing protein — protein sequence MKKIIALLGILVFLSCKEEVVKKPNKLIEKSVMVNIMYDLSLLEAIKYQAAAVLDSNRITPKQYIYKKYKIDSLQFAKSSVYYAANYEEYKAMFDQVSKRLDKEKASVDVLIKAEEKKKRKAKKKEKDAAVKVTPIPTKSTSDSLEINQRRRLSK from the coding sequence ATGAAAAAAATAATAGCGCTTTTAGGGATTCTTGTTTTTCTAAGTTGTAAAGAAGAGGTGGTTAAAAAACCCAATAAACTTATTGAAAAATCGGTAATGGTCAATATCATGTATGACCTGTCTTTACTTGAGGCTATAAAATATCAAGCAGCTGCTGTTTTAGATTCTAATCGAATAACTCCAAAGCAATATATTTATAAGAAATATAAAATTGACAGTTTGCAATTTGCAAAAAGTAGTGTTTACTATGCGGCAAACTATGAAGAATATAAAGCCATGTTTGATCAAGTATCTAAGCGATTAGATAAAGAAAAAGCTAGTGTTGATGTTTTGATTAAAGCGGAAGAAAAGAAAAAAAGAAAAGCAAAGAAGAAAGAAAAGGATGCTGCTGTAAAAGTTACGCCAATTCCTACTAAAAGCACTTCTGATTCATTAGAAATCAATCAAAGAAGAAGGCTGTCAAAATAG